The following proteins are encoded in a genomic region of Blastopirellula marina:
- a CDS encoding ABC transporter permease: protein MSILNRKLLRDLSAARGLLIAIISIMMLGTGLLVGMQSTFYNMQAAKDRYYRECRMADFWIDLKKAPLAELDVLHDIPGIRNWRDRIQFPVTVDVQQRVRPLNGMVISMPDLRQPVTNDIVLIRGDYFSDRGEPEVIINDKFAEANRLYPGQKLHLLLNNRREEFLIVGTAISAEFTYLIGPGSLTPDPENFGVFYLPRRQMEELFDFEGAANQVVGHFTPGMEGDRQAVLDLVERRLESSGFISSTLLKDFTSNYFVSNEINQLSNMATVLPAMFLVVAALILNVLMTRLARQQRTTIGTLKAIGYSDATIFWHFLKFGAVVGLVAGIFASGLGMLLTWGMLTQYQQFFQFPDLRNDLFVQTHLIGWSVSIVCAMLGSVYGARQMLLLQPAEAMRPEPPAKGGRVLLERITLVWDQLSPGWRVAIRSMIRHRSRTAIALFAGTVGAGILVSGLMMMEATEYFIRDEFERRNRSDIELTFKDALDRQAWYDLSHLPGVDLVEPQFNLACDFVNGPYKRQGAINGILGDAQLTVPTDKQNRRISIPSVGLVMERRLADHLHISVGDMLEVRPKSGRREPLHVPLAAISDSQFGLSVYSDMQYLCRIRGESFAMSGAQLKINQTEDAQRELYLSLKQMPAMEAISSRLELIKNMRETIIQNQNISIAIIVVFAGTIFFGNVLNASLVNLSERQREVATMGAMGYTRWEIGMLFLRESLVINSVGAVLGLPVGYFLIHLMVQMIDQDLVRFPVVTAPWIWISAVVTALSFTLLAHAVVQWQIHRMNWLDSLKVRE from the coding sequence GTGAGCATTCTCAACCGGAAACTACTGCGCGATCTCAGCGCGGCGCGCGGTTTGTTGATCGCCATCATCAGTATCATGATGCTCGGCACCGGTTTGCTTGTCGGTATGCAATCGACCTTCTACAACATGCAGGCCGCCAAAGATAGGTATTATCGCGAATGCCGCATGGCCGATTTTTGGATTGACCTGAAGAAGGCGCCCCTTGCCGAGCTCGACGTCCTCCACGACATCCCTGGGATTCGAAATTGGCGGGATCGAATTCAATTCCCAGTCACCGTCGATGTCCAGCAACGCGTCCGACCTTTGAACGGTATGGTCATCTCGATGCCTGATCTGCGTCAGCCGGTGACCAATGACATTGTATTGATTCGTGGCGACTACTTCTCCGATCGAGGTGAACCGGAAGTAATCATCAACGATAAATTTGCCGAAGCAAATCGATTGTACCCTGGGCAGAAACTGCATCTCCTACTAAACAATCGCCGCGAAGAATTCTTGATCGTGGGAACGGCGATCAGCGCAGAATTCACCTATTTAATTGGACCGGGAAGCTTAACGCCTGATCCGGAAAACTTCGGCGTCTTTTATCTGCCGCGAAGACAAATGGAAGAACTGTTCGACTTTGAAGGGGCAGCGAACCAAGTCGTTGGACATTTCACACCTGGAATGGAAGGGGATCGCCAAGCGGTACTCGACTTGGTGGAACGTCGTTTGGAATCGTCCGGCTTTATCAGCTCGACTTTGCTAAAGGATTTCACTTCAAACTACTTCGTCAGCAACGAAATCAATCAGCTCAGCAACATGGCGACCGTTCTGCCAGCCATGTTTTTGGTAGTGGCGGCATTGATCCTTAATGTGCTAATGACGCGTTTGGCTCGACAACAACGAACAACGATCGGTACGCTCAAAGCCATTGGCTATAGCGACGCGACTATCTTCTGGCATTTTCTCAAATTCGGCGCGGTAGTCGGTCTGGTCGCTGGCATTTTTGCGAGTGGACTTGGAATGCTGCTGACCTGGGGCATGTTGACCCAATACCAACAGTTCTTTCAATTCCCAGATCTACGAAACGATCTTTTCGTCCAGACACACTTGATTGGCTGGAGCGTCAGTATTGTATGCGCGATGCTAGGCAGCGTTTATGGTGCGCGGCAGATGTTACTCTTGCAACCGGCCGAAGCGATGCGACCAGAGCCTCCGGCGAAAGGAGGCCGCGTTCTGTTGGAGCGTATCACACTGGTCTGGGATCAACTGTCGCCGGGCTGGCGAGTTGCGATTCGTTCGATGATCCGCCATCGCTCTCGAACGGCAATCGCGCTGTTCGCAGGAACCGTCGGAGCCGGGATTCTGGTAAGCGGTTTGATGATGATGGAAGCGACGGAATACTTCATTCGAGACGAATTTGAACGCCGCAATCGTAGCGATATCGAGTTAACGTTCAAGGATGCTCTCGACCGCCAGGCCTGGTACGATCTTTCTCACTTGCCTGGCGTCGATCTGGTAGAGCCCCAGTTCAATCTGGCTTGCGATTTTGTGAACGGCCCTTACAAGCGCCAAGGCGCGATTAACGGAATTCTAGGTGACGCCCAACTAACCGTTCCGACCGATAAACAGAATCGCCGAATCTCGATTCCTAGTGTTGGCCTGGTGATGGAACGTCGCCTGGCAGATCACCTCCATATCAGCGTAGGGGACATGCTTGAAGTGCGACCTAAGTCGGGTCGCCGCGAACCACTGCACGTTCCGTTAGCGGCGATTAGCGATAGTCAGTTCGGCTTGAGTGTTTATTCCGACATGCAGTATCTCTGCCGCATTCGAGGCGAGTCGTTCGCGATGAGTGGTGCGCAGCTCAAGATTAATCAGACTGAGGACGCGCAGCGAGAGCTTTACCTCTCCCTCAAACAAATGCCCGCCATGGAGGCTATCAGTTCGCGTTTAGAATTGATAAAGAACATGCGCGAAACGATTATTCAAAATCAGAACATTTCAATCGCGATCATCGTGGTATTCGCTGGCACGATCTTCTTCGGTAACGTCCTCAATGCTTCGTTGGTGAATCTTTCCGAGAGGCAGCGCGAGGTTGCCACAATGGGCGCCATGGGGTACACGCGGTGGGAAATTGGCATGCTTTTTTTGCGAGAAAGCCTCGTCATCAATA
- a CDS encoding ABC transporter ATP-binding protein translates to MGEVKVEVLHDLSFNIYDGEVLAMVGPSGSGKSTILNLIGGLDQPTAGQIEFEGSDLAKYSSNQLTRYRRKHVGFVFQFYNLVPNLTALENVLAAAQLADKPLDSEEMLAKVGLAERMDHFPSQLSGGEQQRVAIARAVVKNPKLLLCDEPTGALDFTTGISALELLLEFNRDLGTTILIITHNTALADVAHRVIHLRSGEIVSVQENAHPKPPAEVVW, encoded by the coding sequence ATGGGAGAGGTCAAAGTGGAAGTGCTCCACGACCTTTCGTTCAATATCTACGATGGTGAAGTCTTGGCGATGGTTGGTCCGAGTGGCTCCGGCAAATCGACCATCTTGAACCTGATCGGTGGACTCGATCAACCGACGGCGGGACAAATTGAATTTGAGGGGAGCGATCTGGCCAAGTACTCGTCGAATCAGCTCACACGATATCGCCGCAAGCACGTCGGCTTCGTTTTTCAATTCTATAACCTCGTCCCCAATCTCACCGCGTTAGAGAATGTTCTGGCCGCGGCGCAACTAGCCGATAAGCCGCTCGACTCGGAAGAAATGCTCGCCAAAGTTGGTCTGGCCGAGCGGATGGATCATTTCCCGTCGCAACTTTCCGGAGGCGAACAACAACGCGTCGCGATCGCCCGGGCCGTGGTTAAGAACCCGAAGCTCCTGTTGTGCGATGAACCAACTGGTGCTTTGGACTTTACAACCGGCATCAGCGCGCTGGAACTGCTCCTGGAATTCAACCGAGATCTCGGTACGACCATTCTTATCATCACGCACAATACCGCATTGGCCGATGTCGCCCATCGTGTGATCCATCTGCGAAGCGGTGAGATTGTCAGTGTGCAAGAGAACGCCCATCCCAAGCCTCCAGCGGAGGTCGTCTGGTGA